One Leptolyngbya sp. SIO1E4 genomic window, ACCGGCACCAACGTTCTGTTTTTTCCGCGTCAGTTCTTTTTAGATTTACTAGAACACAACCCTACCCTGGCGGTGAATATGCTGAAAAGTTTTGCTCGCCACCTAAGACGCTTTTCTAGCCTGGTAGATACGCTCTCTTTGCGTGAGGTTCCCGGGCGTTTAGCCGCTTATCTGCTGAAGTTAAGTGACCAGACGGATCATCCCAACCAGGTTGAATTAGACCTTAATAAAGGGCAACTGGCAGCCATGCTGGGGACGGTTCCCGAGACCCTTTCTCGGGTTTTCCATAAGCTGAGCCAAGACGGCATGATCAAGATGGAAGGGTCTATAATTACCCTTCTAAATCCCAATGGTTTGCGCCACATTGCCAAATAGAGATCCCAATAGGAATGAGCCTTAACCAAAAACGCTGCGATCGAACAGCCACTGGTCACCCACCATGGCCTCTAGCTGCTGATTGAGGCGAGGTGACACGATGCTGGCAGTGTTAAGTTGCTGAGCCGTGACCCATGCTGCAAACGATTCTGGGGTTTCAACATTTATA contains:
- a CDS encoding Crp/Fnr family transcriptional regulator translates to MSETADSFSNLLDFLGETPMFQGLPHDQLAAIAQLARRQSYSKGEMIFHQGEESGGFFVVQSGRIKVFQLSANGREQILHIFGPGDHFAEVPAFDGKCFPASAAALTGTNVLFFPRQFFLDLLEHNPTLAVNMLKSFARHLRRFSSLVDTLSLREVPGRLAAYLLKLSDQTDHPNQVELDLNKGQLAAMLGTVPETLSRVFHKLSQDGMIKMEGSIITLLNPNGLRHIAK